In Pseudomonas sp. DNDY-54, a genomic segment contains:
- a CDS encoding MalM family protein, translating into MNHLRFPLLGLAMLMVAGCGSDPLRRVDALAQTPAPLETPISTARQVLADAPVCCDAIKAFPFQPIPANFSADVTLDASAPAYRFDSGKSFFRAFELPRESKSFEIRLYSQAGDTVLAPSVMLLDGQLRMTRLLDADDFVYVPAEGLKGDSLDARLRIDRTYLDNSGNEQYLVLFAADADGQTVLQHPAKAYAKALGNEPPSIPDPVAQHSPVGVIKMVLIEDKAAGQQANTYVPAYSTGREMGNELPSIPAPAVLPETQAYYRQGIDAALASKDLERALRLADEATRVGDASAKAYLLERIEIK; encoded by the coding sequence ATGAACCACCTGAGATTCCCCCTGCTTGGCCTCGCCATGCTGATGGTTGCCGGCTGCGGCAGCGATCCCCTACGCCGTGTGGACGCGCTGGCGCAAACCCCGGCCCCGCTGGAAACGCCGATAAGCACCGCACGTCAGGTATTGGCGGACGCACCGGTCTGCTGCGATGCAATCAAGGCCTTTCCCTTTCAGCCCATTCCGGCAAATTTTTCCGCTGACGTGACGCTGGACGCGTCGGCCCCGGCTTACCGCTTCGACAGCGGCAAGAGCTTCTTCCGCGCCTTCGAACTGCCGCGCGAGAGCAAATCCTTCGAAATCCGGCTGTACAGCCAGGCGGGCGATACGGTACTCGCCCCCAGCGTCATGCTGCTCGACGGTCAACTGCGCATGACCCGTCTGCTCGATGCCGATGACTTCGTCTATGTGCCCGCCGAGGGCCTCAAGGGCGACAGCCTCGACGCCCGCCTACGCATCGATCGGACATACCTGGACAACTCCGGTAACGAGCAATATCTGGTGCTATTCGCTGCAGATGCCGACGGCCAGACCGTTCTCCAGCACCCCGCCAAGGCCTACGCCAAAGCGCTCGGCAACGAGCCGCCCAGCATTCCGGACCCGGTCGCCCAGCATTCGCCGGTAGGTGTGATCAAGATGGTACTGATCGAAGACAAGGCCGCCGGGCAGCAGGCGAATACCTATGTGCCCGCCTACAGCACGGGTCGTGAAATGGGAAACGAACTGCCATCGATACCCGCTCCGGCCGTGCTGCCGGAAACCCAGGCCTATTACCGCCAGGGCATCGATGCAGCCTTGGCCAGCAAGGACCTGGAGCGCGCGTTACGCCTGGCAGACGAAGCCACGCGTGTCGGTGACGCCAGCGCCAAGGCCTATCTGCTGGAACGCATCGAGATCAAGTAA
- a CDS encoding maltoporin — MNRQHSLRLLQPTLLCAAILAAIPAQAVDFHGYMRSGVGATAGGGDQACFQAAGAPAKYRLGNECETYAEIGLGQEVWKEGEQSFYVDSMIAYNSRQANDWEATRTDTNGGANNPFDESGDVAIRQFNVVGHNLIQSLPGADIWAGKRYYKRHDVHINDYYYWDVSGPGAGIEDIDLGFGKGSIAWIRNTDGEWAYQGSGTGTNIANDTLDFRIGEIDVNPNGKLEIGYDYGKANLTDLQERDDGYQDQKGHLVTLEHTQASWFGGYNKLAVQYGTDGIIATSGRNNTGNSDGDMLRLVNQGVVGLTDTIEMMYVQIYEDRDFDNDSGQKWLSFGVRPVYKWNDTMSTALEFGYDRVDPQADGERSRDLKKLTLAQQWSAGRSFWARPQIRVFATYAQWDGGRYQAASESIDAGDDDGLTFGVQAEAWW, encoded by the coding sequence ATGAACCGGCAACATTCCCTGCGTCTTCTGCAACCCACCCTGCTCTGCGCTGCCATCCTGGCTGCCATACCCGCGCAAGCGGTGGATTTTCACGGCTACATGCGCTCCGGCGTCGGTGCGACGGCCGGCGGAGGCGACCAGGCCTGCTTCCAGGCTGCTGGCGCGCCGGCCAAGTACCGTCTCGGCAACGAGTGTGAAACCTACGCCGAAATCGGCTTGGGCCAGGAAGTGTGGAAGGAAGGCGAGCAGAGCTTCTACGTCGACAGCATGATCGCCTACAACTCGCGGCAGGCGAACGACTGGGAAGCCACCCGCACCGACACCAACGGTGGTGCCAACAACCCCTTCGATGAAAGCGGGGATGTCGCGATCCGCCAGTTCAATGTGGTCGGCCACAACCTGATCCAGAGCCTGCCGGGCGCTGACATCTGGGCAGGCAAGCGCTACTACAAGCGTCATGACGTGCACATCAACGACTACTACTACTGGGACGTGTCCGGCCCGGGCGCCGGCATCGAAGACATTGATCTGGGCTTCGGCAAAGGCAGCATCGCCTGGATCCGCAACACCGATGGCGAATGGGCCTACCAGGGTTCAGGGACTGGCACCAACATCGCCAACGACACCCTGGACTTCCGTATCGGCGAGATCGACGTCAACCCCAACGGCAAGCTCGAGATCGGCTACGACTACGGCAAAGCCAACCTGACGGACCTTCAGGAACGCGACGACGGCTACCAGGACCAGAAAGGTCATCTGGTCACCCTTGAGCACACTCAAGCCAGCTGGTTCGGTGGTTACAACAAGCTCGCCGTGCAGTACGGCACCGACGGCATCATCGCCACCAGTGGCCGCAACAACACCGGCAATAGCGATGGCGACATGCTGCGCCTGGTCAACCAGGGCGTGGTCGGGCTGACCGACACCATCGAAATGATGTACGTACAAATCTACGAAGATCGCGACTTCGACAATGACTCCGGCCAGAAATGGCTCTCCTTCGGCGTCCGTCCGGTCTACAAGTGGAACGACACCATGAGCACTGCGCTGGAGTTCGGCTATGACCGTGTTGACCCTCAGGCCGACGGCGAGCGCAGCCGCGATCTTAAGAAGCTCACCCTCGCCCAGCAGTGGTCGGCCGGCCGCAGCTTTTGGGCACGCCCGCAGATCCGCGTGTTCGCTACCTACGCCCAGTGGGACGGCGGCCGCTATCAGGCAGCCAGCGAATCAATCGACGCTGGCGATGACGACGGTCTGACCTTCGGCGTTCAGGCAGAAGCCTGGTGGTAA
- a CDS encoding glucan 1,4-alpha-maltotetraohydrolase domain-containing protein yields MKHPLLPARLALAVSSLLLTLSGAYAADLAGKSPAGVRYHGGDEIILQGFHWNVVRESANNWYNTLREMAPTISADGFSAIWMPVPWRDFSSWSDGANSGGGEGYFWHDFNKNGRYGSDAQLKQAAAALNGAQVKVLYDAVPNHMNRGYPNKEINLPAGQGFWRNDCSDPGNYPNDCDDGDRFVGGDADLNTANPQVYGMFRDEFSNLRSNYGAGGFRFDFVRGYASERVDSWMSEAHDNAFCVGELWKAPAEYPSWDWRNTASWQQVIKDWSDRARCPVFDFALKERMQNGAIADWKHGLNGNPDPRWREVAVTFVDNHDTGYSPGQNGGQHHWALRDDLVRQAYAYILSSPGTPVVYWSHMYDWGHAPLIRQLIQIRRAAGVRADSAIEFHSGHSGLVATVRGTAQTLVIALGSNLTDPSQVSSGSFSQALNEDNGQLKIWTTGSTNGGGEGSLVSVNFRCDNGVTQPGDSVYAVGNLTQLGSWSPAGAVRLTDVSSYPTWKGTISLPAGQAVEWKCIVRSEANPAQVKTWQSGANNRVTSAAGASTTGRF; encoded by the coding sequence ATGAAACATCCCTTGCTTCCTGCCCGCCTGGCCTTGGCGGTGTCCTCCTTGCTGCTGACGCTGAGTGGCGCATATGCAGCGGATCTAGCCGGCAAGAGTCCGGCTGGGGTTCGTTATCACGGCGGTGACGAAATCATCCTCCAGGGTTTCCACTGGAACGTGGTTCGGGAGTCCGCCAACAACTGGTACAACACCCTGCGCGAGATGGCGCCAACCATCTCAGCGGATGGTTTCAGCGCGATCTGGATGCCTGTGCCCTGGCGCGATTTCTCCAGCTGGAGCGATGGTGCCAACTCTGGCGGTGGCGAGGGTTATTTCTGGCATGACTTCAACAAGAATGGCCGCTATGGCAGCGACGCCCAGCTCAAGCAGGCGGCTGCTGCCCTGAACGGCGCCCAGGTCAAAGTGCTGTATGACGCCGTTCCCAATCATATGAATCGCGGTTACCCGAACAAGGAAATCAACCTGCCGGCCGGCCAGGGTTTCTGGCGTAACGATTGCTCCGATCCCGGCAACTACCCCAACGACTGCGATGATGGCGACCGTTTCGTGGGCGGCGACGCCGACCTCAACACCGCCAACCCGCAGGTATACGGCATGTTCCGCGACGAGTTCTCCAACCTGCGCAGCAACTATGGCGCCGGCGGGTTTCGCTTCGACTTCGTGCGCGGTTACGCCAGTGAGCGGGTCGATTCCTGGATGAGCGAGGCTCACGACAACGCCTTTTGCGTGGGCGAGCTGTGGAAGGCGCCGGCCGAATATCCGAGCTGGGACTGGCGGAACACCGCCAGCTGGCAGCAGGTGATCAAGGACTGGTCCGATCGCGCCAGGTGCCCGGTGTTCGACTTCGCGCTCAAGGAGCGCATGCAGAACGGCGCCATCGCTGACTGGAAGCACGGCCTCAACGGCAACCCCGATCCGCGCTGGCGGGAAGTGGCGGTAACCTTCGTCGACAACCATGACACCGGTTATTCACCCGGTCAGAACGGCGGCCAGCATCACTGGGCGCTGCGTGACGATCTGGTGCGTCAGGCCTACGCCTACATCCTGTCGAGCCCCGGTACGCCGGTGGTGTACTGGTCGCATATGTACGACTGGGGGCACGCGCCACTGATTCGTCAGCTGATCCAGATCCGCCGTGCCGCAGGGGTGCGGGCCGATTCGGCGATCGAGTTCCACAGCGGTCATTCCGGTCTGGTGGCAACCGTACGGGGTACGGCGCAAACGCTGGTGATCGCCTTGGGTTCGAACCTGACCGATCCTTCTCAGGTCAGCAGCGGGAGCTTCAGTCAGGCGTTGAACGAGGACAATGGCCAGCTGAAGATCTGGACCACTGGCAGCACGAACGGCGGCGGCGAGGGCAGTCTGGTCAGCGTCAACTTCCGCTGTGACAACGGCGTGACTCAGCCGGGCGATAGCGTTTATGCCGTCGGCAACCTGACCCAGCTCGGCAGCTGGAGCCCGGCGGGTGCGGTACGACTGACGGACGTCAGTAGCTATCCCACCTGGAAAGGCACGATAAGCCTGCCGGCCGGTCAGGCTGTGGAGTGGAAGTGCATCGTGCGCAGCGAGGCCAACCCGGCGCAGGTAAAAACCTGGCAATCGGGCGCCAACAACCGCGTCACCAGCGCAGCGGGTGCGAGCACCACGGGTCGCTTCTAA